The Sphingomonas aliaeris genome segment CAGGCGCAGCGCATGTTCGAAATCGTCCGCGCGGACGATCTGGAGGACGGGGCCGAAAATCTCCTCCTTGTACGATTCCATCTGCGGCGTGACATGGTCGAACAGGCTGGGGCCGATGAAGAAGCCCTTCTCATGCCCCTGCAACTCGAACCCGCGGCCGTCGACGACCAGTTCGGCGCCTTCGTCCACGCCCGTCTGGATCCAGTTCTCGACGCGCTGCTTGTGCGCGGCGTTGACCACCGGGCCGTAATGCGCGTCGTTATCGGTCGAGACGCCGACCCGCAGAGCGGCGATCGCGGGGATCAGTTTCTCGCGCAGGGCGACCGCGGTCTTCTCGCCCACCGGCACGACGACGGGCAGCGCCATGCAGCGTTCCCCCGCCGACCCGAACGCGGCACCCGAAAGATCCGCGACGACCTGGTCCAGATCGGCATCCGGCATGACGATGCCGTGGTTCTTCGCGCCGCCCATCGCCTGCACGCGCTTGCCCGCCGCGACGCCGCGTTTGTAGACGTAATGCGCGATGTCGGACGATCCGACGAAGCTGACCGCGCTGATCGCCGGATGATCGAGGATCGCGTCGACCATCTCCTTGTCGCCGTGCACGACCTGCAGGATGCCTTCCGGCAGGCCCGCCTCCAGGAACAGTTCGCCCAGACGCACCGGTACGGACGGGTCCCGCTCCGACGGCTTCAGGATGAAGGCGTTGCCGGTCGCGATCGCGACGCCCGACATCCACAGGGGGATCATGCCGGGGAAGTTGAACGGCGTGATGCCCGCGCCGATGCCGAGCGGCTGGCGCATCGAATAGACGTCGATGCCGGGCCCGGCACCCTGCGTATATTCGCCCTTCAGCACATGCGGGATGCCGCAGCAGAATTCGATCACTTCCAGCCCGCGCTGGATGTCGCCCTTCGAATCCGCAATCACCTTGCCGTGTTCGGAACTGAGCAGATGCGCCAGTTCCTCCATATTCTGTTCGACCAAAGCCTTGAAGTTGAACATCACGCGCGCGCGACGCTGCGGATTGGTCGCCGCCCAGCCCGGCTGCGCCTTCTGCGCTGCGGCCACCGCGATATCGAGCAAGGCCTGGTCGCCCAGCTTGACGCTCGCCTGCACCTGCCCGGTATTGGGATCGTAGACATCGCCGGTGGGACCCGCGCCACCGCCCGAATGCCCCGCGATCAGATGATCGATGATACGCATGCTCACTCTCCTGTTTCCATAACTCTGCCGTGTTGCACGATTGCAGGCAACGAACATTTCCGCGGGGCTGACCTGCAATTATGCAGCCGCACCGAAACGGCCTTCACTTTCCCGGTCTCCGCGCGTGGACCGGCCTGCTGCGTCGAGACGCACGGCATGTCAGCCATCGCTCCGCAATGGATATCGGATGCCCGGTCGGTTGGCGATCACGTTTCCATGACTGGCGGAGTTTCGTTATTTTCGCGTAGGTTGTGGATGACGCTGCGCAGATATTCGGCTTTACCCTAGGTCTCGTCCACACCACGTCAGGCTGGCGGATATCGCCGGGAGGAAGCTCGAATGTTTCGTAGACTGACCCGAATAATACGCATCACCTTGCCGCTCCTGTTCGTCGTGGCCGCCCCCGCGGCCGCGCAATTGCCGTCGAACAGTCTTCCCGAATTCATCGCTGACGAGCGCGTGCTGATCGGCAACTATCATTACGAGGAAGAGAGCGACGGCTTCAAGATGGACGTGCATCTGAACGCGGATCACACCGCGCTCTACCGGATCAGGACGGGTGAAGATCAGGCGGACTTCATCAGCCTGACGGGGTTCTGGACGCTGGATAATCCGTACATTCACATCCACAACAAGCCCGGGCCGGTCCGGCTGGAGCCGAAAGGCACGCCGACGCGCGATCGCTCGGTGGGATTGTCGGTCGAGGCGACGAACGCGGATGGCAGTCCCGCCCAGGGGCTGGGGGTGACATGGGAAAACGCGAACGGCCTGTACATGATGTCGGACGGCCGACACGTCACGCGGACGCAGGAGATCGACAAGGCGACGCTGGTGAAGATCGTACGATCGTCCGACCGCACGATCCTGCGGACGGTGAAGTTCACGCCCGGCGGTCCGAACAGCTTCCGCTTCACCTATTATCCCAGCGACCAGGAGCCGTTCGACATTCCGGCGATCGCGCTCGATCCGCGCGGCGATACGCTGGAGGTCGAGGTCGGAACCGCGCAGGCCAAGCTGAAGCGCGTATCGCAATGATCGCGCCGTCCGACGTCGTGCCCCGATCCCACGTCAAGGCATGACGGGCAGTTCGATCCGGCTGGGATAGCGGGCACTCGTCCAGATACGCTGCGTCGCCTTCTGATAGTCGGACTTCTGCGCCGTGAAGATGTTCGGCACGAACTTCTGCGGGTTGCGGTCGTACAGCGGAAACCAGCTCGACTGGATCTGCACCATGATACGGTGTCCCTTCAGGAACCGGTGGCTGACGTTCGGCAGCTTGATCTCGTACGGCAGCACCTGATTGGCCGGGATGGGTGCGGGCTTGGAGAAGCTCTCGCGATACCGGCCGCGCAGGATGTCCATCGAGATCGCCAGTTCGTACCCACCCATTTCGGGCGCCTCGGCATATTCGGCGGGATAGACGTCGATCAGCTTGACGACCCAGTCGCTGTCGGTGCCGCTGGTCGAGGCGAAGAACTTGGCGATCGGCTGCCCCGCAAGGCGCACCTCGTCGGTCAGCACTTCGCTGACGAACGTGACGACGTCGGGACGCGCCTCGGCAAAGCGCTGATCGTCGACCAGCCACTGGCCCCATGTGGTCAGCGGGTTGTACGTGCCGAGGATCGGGCGCTGGCGGTACGTGACCGGCCGGGCCGGGTCCGAGACGTATTCGGAAAACCCGCCCGCGCCGGTCGGCGAAGTCCAGCCGAGACCTCCACCTGACGACAGGTAGATCGGTTTCGACCGCGACGGGCAGCCGCTGGCGCACGACATCGGCCAACGATCGTACCGCCGCCACTCGTTCGCGCCGGTCTCGAATGCGGTCACCGGAGCGATTCCGGGATCCGCGCTGCCCTTCAGATTCCTGTCGAAGAACGGGATCAGCACTTTCTGCCGATACCATGACGCCGAATTGCCGTTGAAGGTGATCGCGCCCAGCTTCGATCCGTCGGCGACCATGCCCTGGCCGTGGCGCCACGGGCCGATGATCATGTAATTCTCGTCATTGCCGCGGTCTTTCGGCTCCATCGCGGCATAGGCGGCGGGCGCGCCGTAGATATCCTCCTGATCCCACAGGCTATGGACGTGGAGCGTCGGCACCTTGAGCGGCTCCTTGCCGAGCCTTTTGTCGAGCGCCTGCAACTGCCAGAACTCGTCATAGGCGGGATGGTCTACCAGCTTGCGGAACATCGGCATCGTATCGACGCCCAACTGCTTCGCCATGTCGCTGACCGACCCCGCCTTCAGCCAGCTTTCATAGACGTCCTGCCGGTCGAATTGCAGCGCATATTTGGACGATTTGTCCGCGCTCATCCGGTACACCCAGTCCAGGAAACTCTGGCGGTAGGCGCCGTTATGGAACCAGTCGTCGCCCATCCAGCCATCGACCAACGGGTTGATCGGCACGGCGGCCCTCAGCGCGGGATGCGGATTCACGATACTGTACAGCGTGGTGAGACCGCCATAGCTGACCCCGATCGTCCCGACCTTGCCGTTGGTTTCGGCGATGTTCTTCACCATCCAGTCGATGCTGTCATAGGCATCGGTCGAATGATCGACCTTCGTGTCGTTGAGCGGCCCGACCAGCGGCCGATTGATGATATAGTCGCCTTCGGAACCGTACCGCCCGCGCACGTCCTGCACGACGACGATGTATCCCGCCGCGGCAAGATCCGCATAGGAGGTCGGCAAGGCCAACCGGAAATCGTTCGATGGCGCCCCGGTCAGCGCCTTTTCGGCGCCATAGGGCGTGCGCGCGAAGATGATCGGCGCATTCTTGATACCGCGCGGCAGGATTACGATCGTGTTCAGCTTCACCCCGTCACGCATCGGGATCTGCACCGTGCGGACGCTCCAGTTCTTCAGCGCAGGGTCCGGCGGAATGTTGGTGATGTCGCTCGGGGCCAGCGGAGCGACTTGCGACTGTGCCGGAAGAGCGCCGATACCGATGAGAAGCAGCATGGTGCCGAGGCGGTGGATCATCATACCTGTTCCCCTGACGCCGGACGTCCCCCGCCCGGCAGGATTCTGAGCTTAATGCCATTCTCTGCTTGGCAACAAGTGTCCTGCTTCGAAAATTATTCAGCGCGCTTCGGAAATTCGCGTTCGTTACCATGGCGGTGATAAATAGCCTTCCGCACCGACTACAAATGTGGTTGAACGATGTTTACGAGCGTAGTCGACAGGGGCGCGCTCTGCAAACCTTTCTGAAGTCGAGGCCGCTTCAATGATGACCCTTCCCACACGACGATCGCTTTTGCGTACCGGCTTCGGACTGATCGGGGCGCAGGCGATCGGCGTCGTACCGGCATGGGCGAAGGAACCCCCGCACGACGTAACCTTTGCGGAGGACTTCGACGAA includes the following:
- a CDS encoding CoA-acylating methylmalonate-semialdehyde dehydrogenase, with the protein product MRIIDHLIAGHSGGGAGPTGDVYDPNTGQVQASVKLGDQALLDIAVAAAQKAQPGWAATNPQRRARVMFNFKALVEQNMEELAHLLSSEHGKVIADSKGDIQRGLEVIEFCCGIPHVLKGEYTQGAGPGIDVYSMRQPLGIGAGITPFNFPGMIPLWMSGVAIATGNAFILKPSERDPSVPVRLGELFLEAGLPEGILQVVHGDKEMVDAILDHPAISAVSFVGSSDIAHYVYKRGVAAGKRVQAMGGAKNHGIVMPDADLDQVVADLSGAAFGSAGERCMALPVVVPVGEKTAVALREKLIPAIAALRVGVSTDNDAHYGPVVNAAHKQRVENWIQTGVDEGAELVVDGRGFELQGHEKGFFIGPSLFDHVTPQMESYKEEIFGPVLQIVRADDFEHALRLPSEHQYGNGVAIFTRNGHAAREFAARVNVGMVGINVPIPVPVAYHTFGGWKRSAFGDTNQHGMEGVKFWTKVKTITQRWPDGGVGDGANAFVIPTMG
- a CDS encoding CocE/NonD family hydrolase, yielding MMIHRLGTMLLLIGIGALPAQSQVAPLAPSDITNIPPDPALKNWSVRTVQIPMRDGVKLNTIVILPRGIKNAPIIFARTPYGAEKALTGAPSNDFRLALPTSYADLAAAGYIVVVQDVRGRYGSEGDYIINRPLVGPLNDTKVDHSTDAYDSIDWMVKNIAETNGKVGTIGVSYGGLTTLYSIVNPHPALRAAVPINPLVDGWMGDDWFHNGAYRQSFLDWVYRMSADKSSKYALQFDRQDVYESWLKAGSVSDMAKQLGVDTMPMFRKLVDHPAYDEFWQLQALDKRLGKEPLKVPTLHVHSLWDQEDIYGAPAAYAAMEPKDRGNDENYMIIGPWRHGQGMVADGSKLGAITFNGNSASWYRQKVLIPFFDRNLKGSADPGIAPVTAFETGANEWRRYDRWPMSCASGCPSRSKPIYLSSGGGLGWTSPTGAGGFSEYVSDPARPVTYRQRPILGTYNPLTTWGQWLVDDQRFAEARPDVVTFVSEVLTDEVRLAGQPIAKFFASTSGTDSDWVVKLIDVYPAEYAEAPEMGGYELAISMDILRGRYRESFSKPAPIPANQVLPYEIKLPNVSHRFLKGHRIMVQIQSSWFPLYDRNPQKFVPNIFTAQKSDYQKATQRIWTSARYPSRIELPVMP